The genomic segment tctgaaatttggtatggaggtactttcgagtcccgggaaaagacaaagCATACTTTTGATCCCAGAAAATGCACGGCTActgcgcaataaacgaattttgacgcaacggagttgcgggcttcatctatagtacttgtactaatatatattctgtgtctaTAGTGCGTCCAGATTAAGCGCGACATTCGTAGCATACTACATATTGTATGCTCTACGAGAGTCGCTTTAAGTGGTCAGAGCATAGTTATAGTATGAATGTACTAATCGCACCACCGCACTATTCCAGACCGGCGCTCTCGAGGGTCAACACTTCCGCAAGACCGGCTACCTGGTGTCGCTCTCGGAGCAGAACCTCATCGACTGCTCGGCGGCGTACGGTAACAACGGCTGCAACGGCGGCCTCATGGACAACGCCTTCAAGTACATCAAAGACAACGGCGGCATCGACACCGAGGCTAGCTACCCGTATGAGGCTGTCGACGACAAGTGCAGGTCATTTTaacctttatattatataaacacagcgccagcgctgtttcacgccggttttctgtgagctcgtggtatttctccgatcgagccggcccattcgtgccgaagcatggatctcccacgtcaaaatataTAAGAATGATTTATATAGTATTTTTAGAGCGAAGTGCAAGCAAATAATGTATTGCCTgagacaagattttaaatgtccgtaaaCTATTTCTTATAAACTACAAATTAATCGGCTCCGATGTCAACTACGGTCTACGACATACAGATTTCATAAACCGAGCTTTTGTCGGTcaactataattatttaaatttactgGATTTCGCATTTATGATTTAGCTGACAAAACTTGTTTTAATTTGACTGTTATTTGAACACAATAGAAATGTCACCAGAAAGAAAATTAACCTAATAAAACAGTTCATAACATAATGTGAAATTCATTTCTTTTATCcttgaaagtaaaaaaataaattaggatAAAGTTTTTTAATGGTCGAGCAGGAAATTATTGTTAACGCACGTTCGTTACATGCATCCGCGGCATGCACTATCATAGTAACCACATGCTTCGTTGTCAAAGTGTTGATAGACTTTGGACTGTGCTAACTGGTAATATATGACATAATACTACTATGTCAATATGTATATCAATTATACGTGACATAACCTCTTGTACGCCATAAACCGTATATATAGGGAAAATATACGCTTCACTCTTTCAAAGTTTACCTCGTAAGTTTCTAGGAGAGAGATCCTTATGTCTTCGGCATAATGATCATGCCGGAGGTTAAATAATTTCGAATTATCTGTCATTAATTTTGAAGCTATGACGAGTCGTCTCGTCACTACTGCGTCAACTACGATTCTAGCGAGCTTGTTGAGTATCACGTACAAGTACATAATACTATGAACGTATTTTGTTCGTGAAACGAAATAAGGAAATGAGGTTTCTGTGCAGGTTATCATATTAGGTTATCGGTCGGTTACcgaatatgaaaataaaaggcttgaattattaaaagcgctttattttttgttgCAGTCACACCACCAAAACTCGGGTTTTACTCAAACATTCCACATAaatgacattttaatttattagattttctGCATATTCCGGGGCGCCTTGCGCAATCAATCCGGTTTATAACAGCTAATTATATGCAACAATTATATTTTCACAGAGCGAACGATTAACTTTAACTCAGACTAGCTCAGAGGGCGGTGTGCCGTGTGTATATAATAATCATGATTGATGGTCGTTGCAGATACAACCCCAAGAACTCCGGCGCCGACGACGTCGGTCTGGTGGACGTGCCGCAGGGCGACGAGGACAAGCTGAAGGCCGCCGTCGCCACCATCGGCCCCGTCGCCGTCGCCATCGACGCCAGCCAGGAGACCTTCCAGCTGTACTCCGACGGCGTCTACTACGACGAGAACTGCTCCTCCGAGAACCTCGACCACGGCGTCCTCGTCGTGGGCTACGGCACCGACGAGGACGGCGGCGACTACTGGCTCGTCAAGAACTCGTGGGGCCGCTCGTGGGGCCAGCTCGGCTACATCAAGATGGCCCGCAACAGGAACAACCACTGCGGCATCGCGTCCGCCGCCTCCTACCCGCTCGTTTGAGCGTTGCGTCCGCGCACGCACGTTGCGGTACGCAAGGGTAGCGGCGGGACAACTTACTTGgcgataaaaatgtaaaatactcTGCGTGGaaattaaaagtataatatataaaaatagtcgCAATTATATCGTAAGACGTAAGTGTTCAGTAACATTCCGGGTTTTATTTTAcgtagaagtttttttttttttaattattttgaatgaTTGTCTCGAGTCCCGCCGCTACCGGGTGAATCTCTGTGAATGTCTCTCTTATGTTCAGATGGAGTTAATCTCCATCAATTAGCTGTAAGTATTTCGATAAGagtaacttttattttgtaattaagtCGATTGTGATAAATATTGTTTTAGCTTGAATgtctattatatataataaagaggtttatggatatattttactggcttttatttaatttcttgcATTAAGTAAAGCTAAATTAAACTCCTCCGTTAAAATTTCGACAGTAGTATATGTTAGTATGAACCTTGCACGctaatttttcaataaattgtAGGCATCGAGTAATTTCTAGCTCATTACTGAGATAAAATTAGAAGGTACGTGTTTAAAACATTTCAGTGTGCTTAAGTATTTATGTTTTCGTTTTATCTTTCGACATTAAGTATTGTGGCATTTTAAGTCGAGGACGATTAAGTTTCGAGTTTCATCTTGTTCAGACTATAGGTACATACAGAAATTACTACAAtatattgcataataatatcatgcaGACGTAAAGTCATGCCAAGACCATAGTAAAatgaggggaagtaagttatcttcatacaaaggcaccgcgcgcggcttgtacgtgtgcgccatagtatcaatgcgtcgccacgtacggcacacaacaaaatctcggcggtaccagcctctaaaactggccgagcgcggtgcctttgtatgaagataacttactttccctccttttactatgccaaGACCCTGTCTatttctacaataataattaggcTTTAAATGCTCGCCTAGCAGCAAACGCGATCAATTTAGGAAGATActagaatataaattatattattttatttaatcgtTATCAATTAACATGGGAGAAACTAGTAGGAATAGTTTTTTGCTAAAGTATGCCCGTATGTAAGTCGTAACGATGTAGTAAGGCATCTCTGCTCAAAACAAAAACGACTAGTGCTGCCTTTAGATTCTAATTTAAGAACACAGCGATACCTTACTCTGATAAGTTGCATGGTAACATTACGTTTTCCTTTATGATTATAGTCTAACGAACCCACGGAaaccgtaaaattttccgggatacgaggctaattaagaggattccacaccgcccttttttccatacaaacgttgtcccctgtttcctccctggataatgctagtagagttataatttttttcctaaatatctacggccactaatacaatgtccctatgttttcttttttttcataatttaattattaaataagatatgaacgttctaaaacccaaaaaaatggccagattttccgctgtgttcaaacgtccagaaaacagatttggctagattatacaaaaaaagcaaaacataggaacacagctcaagcctttttttaatctttaatgaaaaaagtacttaaatcggttaagttttggagaaggaatcaggggacaacgaatcgttgattttctggattttctgcagttgtctctatcgcgttctgcggtataggcttgaggtaagggagacagctatagatattacacatacttttttttcatttctctagcccctgttgtatcctcttaagtgatTGCGGTTTATGTGGGAAATACTGAAATGATAATATGAGATGGTTAATAACTTACATACCTACAGGTATGCTTAAATGGTATACCGAATCTGCCTGTAAAATTACCTCCTTTTTAGGAAGTCGGTAGAAAGgcagtaaaataaaacatttatgacTCTAAGCAGTgagtacatttaaattttttatatccATAAAAGTTAACAAAGGTGAGTGGTGCATTGAGAATGAATCCATTCGCGTGTTCACAACGGACTGGTGACGTGGTGTTAGGTGTGACGCGTGATGTTTACGATGCGACTGTGGTCGTGTGTGAATGGGAATTTCGCTGATTCAGCCCCAACACTCGTACTACCTAATCTCGTAATTTTACTATTAAGGAAACGGGAGCTATCAGTACGCATAAGGAGCTTAGAGCGAGTGGATTCATATTAAAATGTGGTATAAAGGAAAAACTGAATTTGTTGGCCTCAGAGAAGCGACGGCGACACACGTGAACTGTATACTGAGCCGACTTCTTCGGAGTTTGATGAATATTTTGACGATGGCGTCTCTACTGATGAGTGCAGTTGTGATGTTGAGTGTGATGGCGGTCTTCGCAGCTCGACAACGTACAGATGAGGCAAGTTCAAAACTCAATCTCTATTCTTCAACCACAACCAAATCCAAACGTAAACTAGATAAACAaggtttaaaaaacaaaataaatcccATCCCATGTAATCCACTCGTATTTAAAACATtaggaactcaaaaaaaaaacaatttatttaattcttaatttGAGGTAAGCGTCACTAAATTTTTGGcgcgttaaaaaaaaaacaaacttattttttattattttgcagtTGGACACGACGTTGCGCGTTCGTCTGGCGGCGCATAACCGTCAGTACCGGCGCGGGCAGGTGGGGTTCGCCGTGCGCCGCAACCGACACTCCCACCTCCCGCACGCCCACTTCCTGCGAGCCATGACCGGCTACCACCGCTCCGCCACGTGAGTACCActttagaggaccggttggtctctctaagagttcactagaggtcggaggagtataGAGTAAAACTCTGTGtatactgtggtgaactgaagtgcTATAATTGAACAATCTGTGCggtttatatacaaaaattttacataattattattattctaagtctgtacaaaagttaaaagattaatttctaTTGGCTGTTACACATTAGAGAGAGACATAATACAAAACacgaaagagaaaaaaatcgaataagaaatatttacaaggtaattatgattgccgcgcgaggatctggccgcgccgcggctcgcggcgctggcatcgcccgagtataaatacTCGTATGGGCTCTCGCAGGCCGCGAATTAGAACTTGTAGAAAGATTCTTTGAGAGAGGCAAAGACCACCCCAACCCCCAAATTAGAGGGGCAGTTAATTACGATGTAAACTATAATACATTTAGGAACCCCTATAAACGGCCTAAGCATATCTTAGCCGACCCAGTAGATAGGATAACAGAATACATAACGTACTGTGTACAGTTACGTAAACACAAATCACACACACCCGCGTTACACACACCGGAGACGACGCCGGCGCGCGCCGCCTCCGAGGTCCCACAGCTAACACGAACACACGTACAGACGCACAGACCGACTCTGACACATAAACGAACCCGCGGCCGGGCACGAGTTCGGATTCTACTAGAGTAGGCACCCAAATCATTAATCGCGTTCGCGATATTGACATAGACAGCTCTATCAATACTGCGGACAAATTCCTCGACATAAGGACAATCGCGCGCGCGTCCACCCGACCGCACGCGGGAGGGGGGAGGGCCGGCCCTCTCAGTCAAAAAGATTAAAATACCAGAGCTACTCTATCGCGATAAACACTCGTACGCCGTTAGTTATGCTACGCGCGCGAGCGGCTTCACACATCAGCGTGTGCGGCCGGGGTCGGACCCCTAGTACcaaccttaaataataataaatccgtTATTCCCCAAAATCCGGAAAAACGTCGCCCACCGGGGGGCGACGTGGGGTCTCCTGACCCCTTTCGAATAATAACACAAGACTGCCAAACGGCAGTCTCCTTCCCGATGAAGCTAACACGGCCCTCTCACACAGGGCCATTAGCATAGATCCATTCGAAAAAAAGGAAAggccgcgaattcagtccgcgcgcgcatCCCATACCTCtacaaatatacagggtgtaacaaaaaaaggtgataatactttagggtgtgtacgtgttccttgtagagagtttactgtgaaagtagcagcgctgaaagaccaaatttttttttcacttttgtatagagaaactcgtgacgctggggcgcttgcccatataaatgtgaaaaaaaaatttagtctttcagcgctgctactttcacagtaaactctctacaaggaacacgtacacacccttaattattatcacttatttttattacaccctgtatactagtaatctgtgtccATACCGACGCCGTCTCGCTGCCGGtcgccgccgtgccggtaataattgtagtgccgccattttgtgaagatgttctgaagctctgcaaacgccatgaagaccgtagccacgctgcgaagatccctcgctcgacgtagcctcgatgtgaagacgcgtagtgtagtgttgcgaagaattcttgTTAGAAAAATGCCCTTTTCagggccggttcatgtccggtattattacacggagagtttctctcgtcattgcgaacgtacgttctttgcagagcggttttcttctgtgtttcaacttctataacgaacgtatacaaagacggcgtgcgttcttttcagagcgcgttgttttctttgtttcaatctgcgcacgaacgtaggtactgctacagtgCTCCCCCTCAAGCGAAACGTACCGGCAGTCTGACGGCACGGCCCGTTCTTGTTGTCTTCTGTACTGGACTTGCTGGTGTCTTCTGCTTGATCGGTGTTGCACTTGGTAATGGTTGTGAGGTAACAGGTAAAGGTAATGAGGTAACGGGTAAAGGTAATGAGGTATTTTGAGGTAAATTATTGGTATGTGAAGGTAAGGTAACAGGTAAATTGGTATTAGGTAAATTGAGAATTACCGGTGACTGTTGTACATTGCTCGTTGACACGCCGAGGTAATATTCACTCAGTATGTAGGCGGGCTTCAAACGATCGATGGATACTGTTGCTGTGCGATCGGGTAGTTGTATTACGTAGTATTTTTCTTCTCGTCGAAGAACTTTGTACGGCCCGTCGTACGGTGTTTGAAGTGGTTTCCTTACGGCGTCGTTACGTAAAAATACGTATTCGCACGTAAGTAGATCACGATGTATGAAGATGTTACGTTGATTACCGTGGCGCTGTACATTGTTTTTCGGCTTGAGAGAGTTGATGTTTTTTTGTAGTTGCTCGATGTAGGTATGATCTAGgctcgatgatgatgatgatgatgttgtttcGAAGAAGTCGGCTGGTAATCGTAGGTTACGACCGTAGGTTAGTTCTGTGGCGCTGACTCCGGTGTCCTCTCGTATGGCAGCGCGTAGTCCGAGTAAAACTGTAGGTAGCTCGTCGATCCACGATGTATTACTGTTGATGAGTCTTGTTTTCAGTGAATTCTTGAGACTTCGATGCCAGCGTTCGATCATGCCGTTAGATTGCGGGTGATACGGCGTTGTTTCTGAAGTATTTTACTGCCATGTAGATAGCTTGAAGTTCGCGATCGTAGGTGCTGTACTTCGTTTGCGCTGTTGTAAATTTCTTAGAGAAGTAGCCGAGTGTTTGCCATTTGTTATTGTTGAATTGTTTTATTACCAGCTCCCGCTGCGGTGTCCGAGGCGTCGGAGAAAATAGCGATCGGTGCTTTGTGATTCGGGTGGGCAAGCAAAACAGCGTTTTTGATGCTATTTTTGCAAGCCATGAATGCTTCTTTCGATGTTTCGTTCTACTCGATCGGTGTTTAGTCTCGCTTTTTCGCATTGTGCAGGTATGCGT from the Aricia agestis chromosome 14, ilAriAges1.1, whole genome shotgun sequence genome contains:
- the LOC121733527 gene encoding cathepsin L-like; the protein is MKTVAALLCLVAATQAVSFFDLVKEEWTAFKLEHVKSYASEVEDKFRMKIFAENKHKIAKHNQRYQKGLVSYRLKPNKYADMLHHEFVHTMNGFNRTAKHSKGLYKGRESRGATFIAPAHVALPEQVDWRAKGAVTDVKDQGKCGSCWSFSTTGALEGQHFRKTGYLVSLSEQNLIDCSAAYGNNGCNGGLMDNAFKYIKDNGGIDTEASYPYEAVDDKCRYNPKNSGADDVGLVDVPQGDEDKLKAAVATIGPVAVAIDASQETFQLYSDGVYYDENCSSENLDHGVLVVGYGTDEDGGDYWLVKNSWGRSWGQLGYIKMARNRNNHCGIASAASYPLV